Sequence from the Flavobacterium sp. TR2 genome:
AAGCATCTCTTTTACTGCAAAAGATTTTCAAAATTTTTCTTCAACCGATGCTTTTGGGAATTTTTCTGTAAGTGTACCTTTAGGACATATAAAAATTAAAGTCAGCCAAGCAGGTTATCTTACAAAAGATTTTGGGGTCGATTTGCAAAAAGACACTTTGCTTTCAATTGTTTTAGAAAAAGATATTTCGCTTTTAAAAGAAGTGGTAATTGAAAATGACAAAAAAAATCCTGTAAAAAATCTTTCGGGAGGCAAGCTTGTTTTTAATGTGAAAGAATTGTCTGCGGTGCCAAGTATTTTAGGAGCAACTGATATTCTGAAAATTTTGCAGTTGACACCTGGCGTGCAGAATTCGGGCGATGCCAATGGTTATTTTTATGTAAGAGGTGGCGATCCAGGGCATAATGCAATATTATACAATAATACTCCTATTTATGGGATGTCTCATTTATTAGGGATTTTTCCTTTTTATAATGCAGACCATATTAAGGATGTCGAATTTGATAAGTCAAGTTCGAACGCAAAATATGGGGGCAGATTGAGTTCTACAACCTTATTGAATTCAAGCAAAAAACTCCCGTCTGAATTTGGCATTCAGGGAAATGTTGGAATTTTAGCATCACAATTGACTATTGTCGCACCTCTTAGCAATAAAACAGGATTTTATATTTCTGGAAGAAAAACTTATATCGATGAGATTATGGGGCCGATTTTAAAATCGGGGTCAAAAAACAATGATGTTCAGGATATGAAATACGGTTTTTCGGATGGTAATTTTACCTTTCTATCACAAATTTCTAAAAATAATTTATTTGTTGTTGATGCTTTTGCCAGTGGAGATGAATTAAAAATTAAAGATGGAAACCTAGCACTCCGAACTAGTCTGAAATGGAGCAATTTTACTGTGTCTCCCTCTCTTATAACAACGCTTTCTTCTAAAGTAAGTATGTCAAATGCCGTCTATTTTAGTCAGTATTCTAATGACTTAAATATGGAACAGGCGACAATTCAGTTTAAAGTTTCGTCGTTTGTAAAAGATTTTGGATTTACGAATTCAGTTCGATATTCCTTTAAAAACATTCCTTTTGAATCAGGATTTCAATATGCGTACCACAATTTGCAACCGCAAAAAGTAAATGTGGAAAATTTTACAACCATAAACAATAATTCGCAAGATATTATAAATGCCAATGAAGCGGCAGTTTTTACTACTGCAAAACCTAGGATATTTGAAAACCTTACGGCAGATTTGGGGCTTCGCATTAATTATTATGCATCAGGTAAAGATTCATATTTGCATTTTCAGCCTCGTGTGGTGTTAAACTATATGGCTAATGAAAAGTATTCATTTTATGCTTCTTATAATAAGCAATATCAATATTTAAGTTTAATAACAACATCAAGTGTCGGAATTCCGACTGATTTTTGGATTGCCAGTTCTAATGGAATAAAACCGCAATCTTCGGATGAGTTTTCTATTGGCTCCAATCAAAATATAA
This genomic interval carries:
- a CDS encoding TonB-dependent receptor domain-containing protein; translation: MSKIITFFCLLCFSGVFAQSKAIISGNIKSSENENLIGASISFTAKDFQNFSSTDAFGNFSVSVPLGHIKIKVSQAGYLTKDFGVDLQKDTLLSIVLEKDISLLKEVVIENDKKNPVKNLSGGKLVFNVKELSAVPSILGATDILKILQLTPGVQNSGDANGYFYVRGGDPGHNAILYNNTPIYGMSHLLGIFPFYNADHIKDVEFDKSSSNAKYGGRLSSTTLLNSSKKLPSEFGIQGNVGILASQLTIVAPLSNKTGFYISGRKTYIDEIMGPILKSGSKNNDVQDMKYGFSDGNFTFLSQISKNNLFVVDAFASGDELKIKDGNLALRTSLKWSNFTVSPSLITTLSSKVSMSNAVYFSQYSNDLNMEQATIQFKVSSFVKDFGFTNSVRYSFKNIPFESGFQYAYHNLQPQKVNVENFTTINNNSQDIINANEAAVFTTAKPRIFENLTADLGLRINYYASGKDSYLHFQPRVVLNYMANEKYSFYASYNKQYQYLSLITTSSVGIPTDFWIASSNGIKPQSSDEFSIGSNQNITRNWSSSLGGFYRSMKNLLEYPYGITQFNEITTFKNDLYVGKGKAYGLEVMLKKSNGKFSGWLSYTLSWSDRNFDELNNGKTYFAKYDRRHNLSLVGMYDLNSKWNFGITQLFSSGNRFTMPTSWYFINNNPVKEYSGYNNAQMPNYIRTDLAVNYYFIRTAKKESALNFSIYNTFNIANPIYVVLDVEVNENKDKVVVTQKDKVLYRILPSVSWRFKF